A region from the Paraburkholderia youngii genome encodes:
- a CDS encoding DMT family transporter, producing MKARNLLQLLILAALWGASFLFIRVGVTDFGVAPLMALRVGIGALFLAIVLIARRPLQQSATVLRTHALPLLVVGILNSAAPFCLFAYAELTLSAGVTSVINACAPLWGALVGFLWLRDRLSALRTLGLVVGFLGVLMLVWDQIAAPDGSAASPLTVALAAGAALGATLLYGIAANYTKRHLTGVDALSVATGTMIGATIVLLPLAVVYWPAAPISLRAWGAVIALGVACTGIAYMLFFHLIAVAGPTRAITVTFVIPIFGILWGALFLGETVSPGMLEGCAVILVGTALATGVIKRLPWVGTRRRADT from the coding sequence ATGAAAGCCAGAAACCTTCTGCAACTGCTGATCCTCGCCGCCCTGTGGGGCGCATCGTTCCTGTTCATCCGCGTCGGCGTGACCGACTTCGGCGTCGCGCCGCTGATGGCGCTGCGCGTCGGCATCGGCGCCCTCTTTCTCGCGATCGTGCTGATCGCGCGACGGCCGCTGCAACAGTCCGCCACGGTGTTGCGCACGCATGCGTTGCCGCTGCTCGTTGTCGGCATCCTCAATTCGGCGGCGCCATTCTGCCTGTTCGCGTATGCCGAGCTGACGCTGTCGGCGGGCGTCACGTCGGTGATCAATGCGTGCGCGCCGCTGTGGGGCGCGCTGGTCGGCTTTCTGTGGCTGCGCGACCGGCTCAGCGCGCTGCGCACGCTCGGCCTCGTGGTCGGCTTTCTCGGCGTGCTGATGCTCGTGTGGGACCAGATCGCGGCGCCGGACGGCTCGGCCGCCTCGCCGCTCACCGTCGCACTCGCGGCCGGCGCCGCGCTCGGTGCCACGCTGCTCTATGGCATCGCCGCCAATTACACGAAGCGTCACCTGACTGGCGTCGACGCGCTCAGCGTCGCGACCGGCACGATGATCGGCGCGACGATCGTATTGCTGCCGCTCGCGGTGGTCTACTGGCCCGCCGCGCCGATCTCGCTGCGCGCGTGGGGCGCGGTGATCGCGCTCGGCGTCGCCTGCACCGGCATCGCGTACATGCTGTTCTTCCATCTGATCGCGGTCGCCGGGCCGACACGCGCGATCACCGTGACCTTCGTGATTCCGATCTTCGGCATTCTGTGGGGCGCGCTGTTTCTGGGCGAGACGGTGTCGCCCGGCATGCTTGAGGGGTGCGCGGTGATTCTGGTCGGGACCGCGTTGGCGACCGGCGTGATCAAGCGGCTGCCGTGGGTGGGCACCCGGCGGCGCGCGGATACCTGA
- a CDS encoding L-lactate permease: MFHQLLTPVGNSLVASFIVAALPIIVVLALLGWARRPAWQASLAGLIVGLIVAIFVWQFPLGLAFNSVAAGVVFAIWPVMWIVFTAILLYNIALRSGRFEAFRLWMIDNLPNDRRIVLVVVGFSFGALLEGISGFGTPVAITSSLLIMLGFPTLEALVFTLIFNTAPVAFGALGVPITVLGAVTHLPSDVLGKMVGRQLPFFAVLLPFYVIGVYAGFRNMLRIWPVLLVSGLSFALTQFVVSNFVNYSLTDVLSSLVSLILTVAFLRVWKPVADPKFAINVDRINEVRGKIGGVQGWYPWIIVSVVVIVWTVARIFTIGDVKVSWPGLDKAVFITLYNTPYGAIWDFQPLATGTAILVAALITAFVVRLSPAEFGKAISDTWVQTRIAILTVATIVGLAYLMNYSGLNYTLGLGVASVGPVFPLVSAFLGWVAVFLSGSDTSGNALFGNLQVVAAKQLNLNPVLMAATNSSGGVMGKMISPQNISTGVATTELKGKEGVVFAKTFKHSILLTVLLGVLVWAQQNFLQWMIPH; this comes from the coding sequence ATGTTTCATCAACTGCTCACTCCAGTCGGTAATTCGCTTGTTGCGTCGTTTATCGTCGCCGCGCTGCCGATCATCGTCGTGCTCGCGCTGCTCGGCTGGGCGCGCAGGCCAGCGTGGCAGGCGTCGCTCGCGGGATTGATCGTCGGTTTGATCGTAGCGATTTTCGTCTGGCAGTTTCCGCTCGGGCTCGCGTTCAACTCGGTCGCGGCCGGCGTCGTCTTTGCGATCTGGCCAGTGATGTGGATCGTGTTCACCGCGATCCTGCTGTACAACATCGCGCTGCGCTCGGGACGCTTCGAGGCCTTCCGCCTGTGGATGATCGACAACCTGCCGAACGACCGGCGCATCGTGCTCGTCGTGGTCGGCTTTTCGTTCGGCGCGCTGCTCGAGGGCATTTCGGGCTTCGGCACTCCGGTCGCGATCACGAGCTCACTCTTGATCATGCTCGGCTTTCCAACGCTCGAAGCGCTGGTCTTCACGCTGATCTTCAATACCGCGCCGGTCGCGTTCGGCGCGCTCGGCGTGCCGATCACGGTCCTCGGCGCGGTCACGCATTTGCCGTCCGATGTGCTCGGCAAGATGGTCGGGCGGCAATTGCCGTTCTTTGCAGTCCTGCTGCCCTTCTATGTGATCGGCGTGTACGCGGGCTTTCGCAACATGCTGCGGATCTGGCCGGTGCTGCTGGTGTCGGGCCTGAGCTTCGCGCTGACCCAGTTCGTCGTCTCGAACTTCGTGAACTACAGCCTGACCGACGTGCTGTCTTCGCTGGTTTCGCTGATCCTGACCGTGGCGTTCCTGCGGGTCTGGAAGCCCGTCGCCGATCCGAAATTTGCGATCAACGTCGATCGCATCAACGAGGTGCGCGGCAAAATCGGCGGCGTGCAGGGCTGGTATCCGTGGATCATCGTGTCGGTTGTCGTGATCGTCTGGACGGTCGCGAGGATCTTCACGATCGGCGACGTCAAGGTATCGTGGCCGGGTCTCGACAAGGCCGTGTTCATCACGCTGTACAACACGCCGTACGGCGCGATCTGGGACTTCCAGCCGCTTGCGACCGGCACCGCGATCCTCGTCGCGGCGCTCATCACCGCGTTCGTCGTGCGGCTCTCCCCCGCCGAGTTCGGCAAGGCGATCTCCGACACGTGGGTGCAAACGCGCATCGCGATTCTGACCGTGGCGACGATCGTCGGCCTCGCGTATCTGATGAACTACTCGGGCCTCAACTACACGCTCGGCCTCGGAGTCGCGTCGGTCGGGCCGGTGTTTCCGCTCGTGTCGGCATTCCTTGGATGGGTCGCGGTGTTCCTGTCGGGCAGCGATACGTCGGGCAATGCGCTGTTCGGCAATCTGCAGGTGGTGGCGGCCAAGCAGCTCAATCTGAATCCGGTGCTGATGGCGGCGACCAACTCGTCGGGCGGCGTGATGGGCAAGATGATCTCGCCGCAGAACATTTCGACCGGCGTCGCGACCACCGAGTTGAAGGGCAAGGAAGGCGTCGTGTTCGCCAAGACCTTCAAACATTCGATTCTGCTCACGGTGCTGCTCGGCGTGCTCGTGTGGGCGCAGCAGAACTTCCTGCAATGGATGATTCCGCACTGA